From the Gossypium hirsutum isolate 1008001.06 chromosome A02, Gossypium_hirsutum_v2.1, whole genome shotgun sequence genome, the window GCAATATAACACCTATGGGTACATAAGAAATGTATTGAatcgattttttttaatgaatcaATGCGATTGTAACTTCGAATATGAGATTCAAAGAGATCAAATAAGAAATGATACTTGAATTATAAACTATAATGAAATATAAGATTAATCAACATTTATcgaatttaaaaaagaataagaagaatgttgtatttttgttcttgttttgttttttcaTTCTTGACCAAAAAAAAGTGGTAGTCGATAATCGTTAATAGATCACTGAGAACATTACAGTTCAACCCATCAAATTTGGTCATTGGCACGCGCTAACCTCATTGGTCAAATGGTATAATTTCTCTTTTTTGTCTCTCTTAAAATTAAGAGttcaattttaatcatttttagctTTGttcaaatggaaaattttcatttttcacccTTCCAAAAAGATATTTCTTCAATCTAGAGAGGAAGGGTAGAGGGAAAAAGTTCTAGAAATAGTAGGCACTGTTTTTGGAATGGGGCTGGACCGGTGGTATCGAGAATCAACTAATGTATTGGTTCGAAATAAGGAGTTGGATCAGTTGACTAAtcgaatagattttttttatttaaaaatattattcattttaataatttattcaattgaacaGGATAAACTAATCGAACAAAGATAATAATCTGGCTGATTCGATCATCAATCCAATTTTAAAAACGTTGAAAGTAAGTACCCAATTTTTTTAACAGCCTTTTGGAAGTTTGTTTAAAACTACATGAAGTAGTCCTCAGGGACAGTTCAATAATTAGCGCATGCAAAACAAAGCAAGCTGCATGCTCAAAATAATCGTAAACGGGCGTGGTTTACTGAAGGCAATGAATATTCATATTTTTCCCcccaaaaaataattatgaataattatattGTCTAAAAAGAAGACACATAGCagcctttttttaatattttaatatatatatgtattattaatattatatttctaatgattttaatattaattattaaggtgatttatttgtttatttgggTTAATTGCACATAGATCCTCAAACTATAACTCATAGTCTAAATTAATCTCTAAATTCTAAAACATTTCATTTTGAGGGTCAAAGTATTCATATTGTGCTAATCATACCTTTCTATCAATTTGGGCATTTAATGTTGGCTCAAcatgtaaatcaaaatttaaatatggaatattttaaatttgacatgttaaaaattacaaaacattGACATTAAAATTTAGGGCAATTTCTTTTTTCCCCTAACACGTCATATTGAATTTGTTAATGCAAAACATATGTATGTATTTAGAAATTGATCAACAAATGAAAGGCAGATTGAATCTAACgtgttaaaaataaacaaaaaaatattattatattaaatatgctAGATTCAAGTTGTCTGTATGATAGGTACAAATGTGTTTACAaatttatctatgcatttttaattagtattaaaatttagggtaaactacacctgAAGTCATGAATCTATTAATAACTTTACGTTTTAATCACTCAACTtctaaaagttacaaaattgttactaaactatttgaaagtttttatttaagtcactaggttgttaagtttttttttaaataaagtctGGCTAGCGAGCTCCTAGCGACGATTCAATGATTGGTATTGTGGATCAGTACCCATcgacaagtagaagaacatacattAAATCCAAATCAATCTAACAGTCAGTGTTAGAGATCGGAAAAAAgagttgtttggattttggtttacaAGTTTGTAACgttcaaagttatttcatgaaaaaaattgaattgtagaagaaaaaagaaatgggaACTTTTAATTGGTGTAGACAATGCGAACAAAGATGGCCATTCAACAATAGTTTAATaaccaatgacttaaataaaaacttaaaaaaagtttagtgactatttgtaactttttaaagttaagtgaccaaaacgtaaatttactaatagtttagtgactttggGTGTAATTTACTCTTAAAATTATACCAAACTAAAGGGCATGCTTGATACAATATTAGTacaattaacattatttacaacAACCCCAATTATAGAGAAGTGATTGTTAATGTCATACACCTAtaacaaaatttgagatttaaatcGTGTTTGAATACCAAAGTGATGATGCGAAATAATACCATAGTGATACATTGTCATATATTAACGAAATCCAAATTAAAgaaccaaatttaaaattttttccaaattCAAGGATTAATTTAGAGAAAAAGTTTTGAGATACTAAATGTTCAAGGTTGGAAAATGAAAGTTGGTTAATTAAATGTGGGGCCCCACCATTGCCAACATCCCATCACACGCAAAAGCATGCACCAtataaaaagaagggaaaaaaatgaaaaatttgaccCTTTAAAAAAGGGTAAATTGCATTAAACgtagtttaattattaataaatttctttttggccattcaattatgaaaaattataaaataattaggtgatcattttgtaatttttacagtgacaaaaaaagaaacttataaataattgagtgactacaAGTATAGTTTATACaaataattttggtaaaaataaataataaatgaacgATTGGGTGATTTAATGTtggcaaaaataaataataaatgaacgATTGGGTGATTTAATGTggggaataaaataaaaaaataacactgCAATGAACTTGGATTCAATGGTGAATCTAAAAAATTTTTTAGGAAGGgtcaaaattgaattatatttttttgagggggcaaattataattttaacatgTTAAGTTTATGATTTCATAGTTTTTTAAAAGAACtaaacaaagttttttttttttattttggaagttaaaagtacaattttatcatatataaatttataatttaataaattttaaaggaattgaaatacatttttctattttgggGACCTCTACCTGCCCCCTTTGCATTTACCACtgtttgaatttaacaaaataattttataatgttaatagttgtacctgaattttaaaatagagattaaatttttagaaataaaagtataaagactaaattttaattttataaagagTATAGGGAtttgtgacatattttaaccgaaaaataaaataaaaaatcggcGATGATGGATGAGTCGACTCGTGGCAATTGCGACGAGGACACGCACTCGTCCCCCATTTGACGGGTCCAAAATTAAACGTACCTAAATTTCAACCACCCTTTTTCCGCCCTTATAATTCAACTGCCCACAAGGAACCTTTACCCCCACAAACTAATTGAAACATTACAGAcaaccaaaacaaagaaaaacccaTAAAAAGGAGAGGCTATTCTCAATTACTTTCCTTTCGGTGGCGCGTATTATCCACCCGCCGAAAATGGGCCAATCTCCTCCCGTCGTTTTGGGCAGAGTAAACTCCCCCTGCGATTCCTTTACCTTCTTATCCTCTTCTGCTTTCATTTCTGGGGAGGGATTTCGCGACCAAATCGCGGTGGAGATCGTGGATTATACCGCTGAGTTACCCGATGAGTGTTTGGCTTTCGTTTTCCAGTTCCTTGGACCCGGTGATCGGAACCGGTGTTCACTAGTCTGCAAGCGGTGGTTTCGCGTTGACGGTTGGAGCCGCCACCGTTTATCTCTCAACGCTCAATCTGAAATCGTTTCTTCTTTGCCTTCTTTGTTTACCCGTTTCGATTCCGTTACCAAGCTCGCTTTACGGTGTAGTCGTAAATCGATCAGCTTGACTGATGACTCTTTGCTTACGATCTCGATCCGTTGCCGTAACCTCACACGGTTGAAGCTCCGCGGTTGCCGCGAAATCACCGACGAAGGAATGTCGACATTTGCTaagaattcaaaaaaattacGAAAACTCTCTTGTGGCTCTTGCATGTTCGGCGCTAAAGCTTTAAACGCCGTCCTTGATCATTGTGCGAATTTAGAAGAGTTATCGATAAAAAGGCTTAGAGGAATCCACGACGGAGCTGAGCCGATCGGACCTGGAGCCGCGGCTTCTTCGTTGAAAATGATTTGCTTGAAAGAGCTCGTTAACGGTCAGTCTTTTGCACCGCTTGTGGTTGGATCAAAAAAccttaaaactttgaaaattattcATTGTTTAGGTGATTGGGATAGTGTTCTTCAATTAATTGGAAACCGAAATCAAAACTATAAAGAGAATTTAAACTGCGATATCAATTACGGCAGTAGTGATAGCAATAGCAATCCTTTAATGGAAATTCACCTTGAGAGGCTCCAAGTAAGTGATATAGGCTTATCAGCCATTTCAAAATGCACCAAAATTGAGAATTTGCATATTCTGAAAACCCCCGAGTGTTCGAATTATGGACTTGTTTGTGTAGCTGAGAATTGTAAGCTACTGAGGAAACTTCATATTGATGGATGGAGAACTAACAGGATTGGTGATGAGGGTTTGATTGCTGTAGCCAAGCATTGTTCTAATTTACAAGAACTTGTTTTGATTGGTGTTAATGCTACCCATGTGAGCTTATCGGCCATTGCATGTAATTGTTCAAAGCTCGAGAGGTTAGCTCTTTGTGGGAGTGGAACTATTGGTGATACAGAGATTGCATGCATTGCTGCAAAATGTATGGCCTTGAAGAAACTTTGTATCAAGGGATGTCCGATTTCAGATATAGCCATCGAAGCACTCGGTTCCGGTTGTCCCAATTTGGTAAAAATTAAGGTGAGGAAATGTAGAGGAGTGAGCAGTGATGCCGGCGAATGGTTGCGTGAACAAAGGGGATCGATGTTGATCAATATGGATGCTTGTGACACAGATTGTGGGTTCGAGGCTAGTGTCAGTGACATTGGAGTTCATGAAACCGGTGTGGAGGTTGGCCAAGTAACCGCTGTTGGTGCTTCCACGAGCAGCAATGGTAGGTTAGCTTTGTTGACGTCAAAGTTGGGGCATTTTGCTGGTAGGAATTTAGTAGCAGGCACGTTGAGAAGGTGGTCTAATTGTGatgataatttaaatatcaacttGTGAAATGATCTAATTGTAGATGTTTGGGAAATTTACTCTTTGCTTTGATCTCATTGCAGCCTTTGAAAGTTTATTTTCTCGTGTCATTTCATTAATGCTTActtattgctttagattttcttttttcttggaaACTTGTAAACCTTGATGGAAAGGCAATGAGAATGTTTTGAAttatatgttgtgttgatgattGCGTATAGGTGTTCGTATGGTACAGCAAGTTATCGTTGTTGGGTGTAATTCGGATCGTTGAATCCCTTTAATGTTCTTGGTTTCAtgtggcatatatatatataatctgcTTGGATCTTTGAATTCTGGGTTTAAGCACTCTTTTTAAcagtttctttttcctttcttttcctaGGTGAGTTTCAGTTGCATTAAACCGAACCTTGGCGGATTACTTAACTCGGCTTCTGATACTGGTAGTCGAATTTGATACTTCACTTTCTCTAAAAAAACAACAATAGCATTGATTCAAGCTGTATTTGCTCTGAATGCAGAAATCAATATCTAGCTCAAACCCAGGTTTCATATAATCTTTCATCTCCAAAACCGAGGCATCAGCGGTGATTGACATGATGTCACTTGCCTGCGTCGAGCTTGTTCCGAGGATCTCAAGTCCAGAGGAAGGTTTGTCAACGCCGTTAATACTGCTAAAACGTCTTCGATAGCATTGTGTCCAATGAAGGCTCTTGACTTTTTTGACAGATAGTTGCTAAGTTCCATGCTTTGATGTCACCCTATTTGCTCGTCTGCAGGCCGGGGACCGTATCCTGACTACTTTTCCGACCCCTTGAATTATCTCTCCCATTGCTTTCGGAGAATACATCATCGTTGTCGTCTTCACTTTAAGAAGCTTAGACTTCATTGTTAGCAGAATCAGTTTTAGAATTTGTGGTCATATTTACCAATTGAATCTTGAATCTAAGGATAGCCcccaacccccccccccaaaaaaaaaaaaaaaaaaactcttgaaTTACTTTCAGAAAAGAAAAATCACAATGCaagttaaatttgtaaaaaaaaaaaacttatttgcacaaaatattcttaaattacaacttaaaattataattattaatattgtatcAAATATATCTTTTGATTAActttttaatatatcatttaataaccgagtttgacattttttttgATGTAATACTTGTGATAATTTTTCGAATTATGTATCTTGGTGTCAAAGGTAAccgtattaatttttaattaattacgaatttttatttaatcaactCTAAAATCGAATTAAACATTTGATGCCtaacatataatttatttgttaagtacGGACTAAAAAAGTACACATGTACCAAGTTAGAAAAAAGtgtcaaattaaaataagaaattatttattaaatcttaattcaaggattaaatatttttaattatgtattaaTTCTTAGTTTAAAGTGA encodes:
- the LOC107931670 gene encoding F-box protein SKIP2 isoform X1; the protein is MGQSPPVVLGRVNSPCDSFTFLSSSAFISGEGFRDQIAVEIVDYTAELPDECLAFVFQFLGPGDRNRCSLVCKRWFRVDGWSRHRLSLNAQSEIVSSLPSLFTRFDSVTKLALRCSRKSISLTDDSLLTISIRCRNLTRLKLRGCREITDEGMSTFAKNSKKLRKLSCGSCMFGAKALNAVLDHCANLEELSIKRLRGIHDGAEPIGPGAAASSLKMICLKELVNGQSFAPLVVGSKNLKTLKIIHCLGDWDSVLQLIGNRNQNYKENLNCDINYGSSDSNSNPLMEIHLERLQVSDIGLSAISKCTKIENLHILKTPECSNYGLVCVAENCKLLRKLHIDGWRTNRIGDEGLIAVAKHCSNLQELVLIGVNATHVSLSAIACNCSKLERLALCGSGTIGDTEIACIAAKCMALKKLCIKGCPISDIAIEALGSGCPNLVKIKVRKCRGVSSDAGEWLREQRGSMLINMDACDTDCGFEASVSDIGVHETGVEVGQVTAVGASTSSNGRLALLTSKLGHFAGRNLVAGTLRR
- the LOC107931670 gene encoding F-box protein SKIP2 isoform X3 — translated: MGQSPPVVLGRVNSPCDSFTFLSSSAFISGEGFRDQIAVEIVDYTAELPDECLAFVFQFLGPGDRNRCSLVCKRWFRVDGWSRHRLSLNAQSEIVSSLPSLFTRFDSVTKLALRCSRKSISLTDDSLLTISIRCRNLTRLKLRGCREITDEGMSTFAKNSKKLRKLSCGSCMFGAKALNAVLDHCANLEELSIKRLRGIHDGAEPIGPGAAASSLKMICLKELVNGQSFAPLVVGSKNLKTLKIIHCLGDWDSVLQLIGNRNQNYKENLNCDINYGSSDSNSNPLMEIHLERLQVSDIGLSAISKCTKIENLHILKTPECSNYGLVCVAENCKLLRKLHIDGWRTNRIGDEGLIAVAKHCSNLQELVLIGVNATHVSLSAIACNCSKLERLALCGSGTIGDTEIACIAAKCMALKKLCIKGCPISDIAIEALGSGCPNLVKIKVRKCRGVSSDAGEWLREQRGSMLINMDACDTDCGFEASVSDIGVHETGVEVGQVTAVGASTSSNEINI
- the LOC107931670 gene encoding F-box protein SKIP2 isoform X2 — translated: MGQSPPVVLGRVNSPCDSFTFLSSSAFISGEGFRDQIAVEIVDYTAELPDECLAFVFQFLGPGDRNRCSLVCKRWFRVDGWSRHRLSLNAQSEIVSSLPSLFTRFDSVTKLALRCSRKSISLTDDSLLTISIRCRNLTRLKLRGCREITDEGMSTFAKNSKKLRKLSCGSCMFGAKALNAVLDHCANLEELSIKRLRGIHDGAEPIGPGAAASSLKMICLKELVNGQSFAPLVVGSKNLKTLKIIHCLGDWDSVLQLIGNRNQNYKENLNCDINYGSSDSNSNPLMEIHLERLQVSDIGLSAISKCTKIENLHILKTPECSNYGLVCVAENCKLLRKLHIDGWRTNRIGDEGLIAVAKHCSNLQELVLIGVNATHVSLSAIACNCSKLERLALCGSGTIGDTEIACIAAKCMALKKLCIKGCPISDIAIEALGSGCPNLVKIKVRKCRGVSSDAGEWLREQRGSMLINMDACDTDCGFEASVSDIGVHETGVEVGQVTAVGASTSSNGEFQLH